A window of the Choloepus didactylus isolate mChoDid1 chromosome 11, mChoDid1.pri, whole genome shotgun sequence genome harbors these coding sequences:
- the GABRA6 gene encoding gamma-aminobutyric acid receptor subunit alpha-6, with product MASPLPWLYIILWLDDVLGNLEDEGNLYSENISRILDNLLEGYDNRLRPGFGGAVTEVKTDIYVTSFGPVSDVEMEYTMDVFFRQTWTDERLKFGGPTEILSLNNLMVSKIWTPDTFFRNGKKSIAHNMTTPNKLFRIMQNGTILYTMRLTINADCPMRLVNFPMDGHACPLKFGSYAYPKSEIIYTWKKGPLYSVEVPEESSSLLQYDLIGQTVSSETIKSNTGEYVIMTVYFHLQRKMGYFMIQIYTPCIMTVILSQVSFWINKESVPARTVFGITTVLTMTTLSISARHSLPKVSYATAMDWFIAVCFAFVFSALIEFAAVNYFTNLQTQKARRKAQIASPSPVTLSKATERLEAEIVLHPDAKYNLKKRITSLTLPIVPSSEASKVLTRAPILQSTPVTPPPLSPDFGGTSKIDQYSRILFPIAFAGFNLVYWVVYLSKDTMEVSGSVE from the exons ATGGCATCACCTCTGCCCTGGCTATACATTATTTTATG GCTAGATGATGTCCTGGGGAATCTTGAAGATGAAGGAAATCTCTACTCAGAGAACATCAGCCGGATCCTGGACAACTTACTTGAAGGCTATGACAATCGGCTGAGGCCAGGATTTGGAG GTGCTGTCACTGAAGTCAAAACAGATATTTACGTGACCAGTTTTGGGCCCGTTTCTGACGTGGAGATG GAGTATACAATGGATGTTTTCTTCCGCCAGACCTGGACTGATGAGAGGCTGAAATTTGGGGGGCCAACTGAGATTCTGAGTTTGAATAATTTGATGGTCAGTAAAATCTGGACACCTGACACTTTTTTCAGGAATGGCAAGAAATCAATTGCACACAACATGACAACCCCTAATAAGCTCTTCAGAATAATGCAAAATGGAACCATTCTGTATACCATGAG GCTTACCATCAATGCTGACTGTCCCATGAGGCTTGTTAACTTTCCCATGGATGGCCATGCATGTCCACTGAAGTTTGGCAGCT ATGCTTACCCCAAAAGTGAAATCATATATACATGGAAAAAAGGACCACTTTACTCAGTAGAGGTCCCAGAAGAATCTTCAAGCCTCCTCCAGTATGACCTGATTGGACAAACAGTATCTAGTGAGACAATTAAATCTAACACGG GTGAATACGTAATAATGACAGTTTATTTCCACTTGCAAAGGAAGATGGGCTACTTCATGATACAGATATATACTCCTTGCATTATGACAGTCATTCTTTCCCAGGTGTCTTTCTGGATTAATAAGGAGTCTGTCCCAGCGAGAACTGTCTTTG gaaTCACTACTGTTTTAACCATGACAACTTTAAGCATCAGTGCCCGGCATTCTCTGCCCAAAGTGTCGTATGCAACTGCCATGGATTGGTTCATAGCTGTTTGCTTTGCTTTCGTCTTCTCTGCCCTTATTGAGTTTGCAGCTGTAAACTACTTTACCAATCTTCAGACACAGAAGGCCAGAAGGAAGGCACAAATTGCATCTCCATCTCCAGTGACACTATCAAAAGCGACTGAACGCTTGGAAGCTGAGATTGTTTTG CACCCTGATGCCAAGTACAATCTGAAGAAAAGAATCACTTCTCTGACCTTGCCAATAGTTCCTTCCTCTGAGGCCAGCAAAGTCCTCACCAGAGCTCCCATCTTGCAATCCACACCTGTCACCCCACCGCCACTCTCTCCAGACTTTGGAGGCACAAGTAAAATAGACCAGTATTCCCGCATTCTCTTCCCGATTGCATTTGCAGGATTTAACCTTGTATACTGGGTAGTTTACCTTTCCAAAGACACGATGGAAGTGAGTGGCAGTGTTGAATAG